Proteins encoded in a region of the Tribolium castaneum strain GA2 chromosome 7, icTriCast1.1, whole genome shotgun sequence genome:
- the LOC657376 gene encoding uncharacterized protein LOC657376 — protein sequence MALSRKNFSDIPPDAVILTEEEAFKYQSKLLNSWKDTSDILGYKYGPYLLSAAGFFSGFFLNSYYRQKFKLLSYGRASTYLPMCFLPAAFSFLTHVEFVQSDVILQKRDACPVCLEMRGAAIQGLVGCVFPTILAPMANLSLAHRYATFNVPDLAREPTKVYNLIRLKSQPISGILLAIFLGQAFFGSLVTYLEAKSVINVNLKLAELERQVENS from the exons ATGGCTTTGTCGCGCAAAAATTTCAGCGATATTCCGCCAGACGCGGTGATTTTAACCGAAGAGGAGGCCTTCAAGTACCAAAGCAAGCTGCTCAACTCGTGGAAAGACACCTCCGACAT TCTTGGCTATAAATACGGCCCTTATCTCCTAAGTGCGGCCGGTTTTTTCAGCGGCTTTTTCCTCAATAGCTACTACCGGCAAAAGTTCAAACTCTTGAGTTATGGGCGCGCCTCCACGTACCTCCCAATGTGTTTCTTACCGGCGGCTTTTTCCTTCCTGACACACGTCGAGTTCGTGCAAAGCGACGTTATTTTGCAGAAACGCGACGCCTGTCCCGTGTGTCTCGAGATGCGGGGGGCTGCCATCCAGGGGCTGGTGGGGTGCGTCTTCCCCACGATTTTAGCCCCCATGGCCAACCTCTCG ttGGCACACCGTTATGCCACTTTCAATGTCCCCGATTTGGCACGAGAGCCCACCAAAGTGTACAATTTAATTCGGTTAAAGTCACAACCGATTTCCGGCATTTTACTGGCGATTTTTCTGGGACAGGCGTTTTTTGGCTCACTTGTGACGTACTTGGAAGCCAAATCTGTTATAAATGTAAACCTGAAACTTGCCGAACTGGAGCGACAAGTCGAAAATTcgtga
- the LOC100141935 gene encoding nose resistant to fluoxetine protein 6 isoform X1, which yields MLIQSKSDRATMSRFRKKILALIFVEILWCCVGASDNNVMKILRRQSGQPLLKYNTAKEKAKNATSDDATGYESFVAYDLQIVIDALEVLNDTQCSRDAMVVMEGIARRELWALQMFDASSKFPVGLLHGNFYQLGNFDECIKVRHESPIQGQYCLASVELIKKQSDGRVERSFEKHKDKSRHIFNSTMFWSICVPSSCTVEEVRHIITQLFTLATKQPIAVTLPDDRCHVAKTEPITPLEIIYGCIVGVFSVFVIFATVFHYFRAESGSVVKDAILCFSLINTVGKFLTTKTSSLNLECLSGIKFISMLFIIAGHTFLFLVGGPVQNTNFYEQESRSLVNAIFVNSPLLVDTFLLVSGFLMCYLLLLELDKRKGRINVLVLYVARYIRLTPSYLVVIGFYCTFLSRIGDGPLWDSRIKHEQEKCQKSWWTNLLYVNNYVNTDDMCMFQSWYLAADYHLFIIAPFVIYPLWKFAKVGKTVLGLGVFISVAIPFIVTIVYKLDPTLMIFAPEVYEISENHYFKTAYIKTHMRAGSYFFGLFFGYLLYKLQNQGTKLSRRVIWFGWLLCATCGIISMYSIVVFYAPEHQYNAFESAIYAALHRVAWCISIGWIMVACITKNAPLVNRFLSWKPFMPLSRLTYCAYLCNGFIEVYSIGSIRQGTYMGKLELGTKSLAHCLLTFMMAFVLCIFFESPIHGLEKILLRRVPQKTSKVKAVSNETVSTEI from the exons ATGTTGATTCAGTCCAAGAGCGATCGCGCCACAATGAgtcgttttcgaaaaaaaattcttgcgctaatttttgtcgaaattttgtGGTGTTGTGTTGGTGCCAGTGACAACAATGTGATGAAGATTCTTCGGCGTCAGAGCGGCCAACCGCTGCTCAAATACAACACTGCCAAAG AAAAGGCAAAGAACGCCACATCTGATGACGCAACCGGTTATGAATCCTTCGTAGCTTACGACCTCCAAATCGTCATCGACGCCCTCGAGGTCCTCAACGACACCCAGTGCTCCCGCGACGCCATGGTGGTGATGGAAGGCATCGCCAGAAGGGAGCTCTGGGCCTTACAAA TGTTTGACGCATCATCGAAATTTCCCGTGGGCCTCCTCCACGGCAACTTCTACCAATTAGGAAATTTCGACGAATGCATCAAAGTGCGCCATGAAAGCCCAATCCAAGGTCAATACTGTCTAGCGTCCGTTGAACTAATCAAAAAACAATCAGACGGACGCGTAGAGCGCTCATTCGAAAAACACAAG GACAAATCCCGCCACATTTTCAACAGCACCATGTTCTGGAGCATCTGCGTTCCATCTTCGTGCACAGTCGAGGAAGTTCGACACATCATCACGCAACTATTCACCTTGGCAACGAAACAACCAATCGCGGTCACGCTACCTGACGACAGGTGTCACGTGGCCAAAACCGAACCAATCACGCCGCTGGAGATTATCTATGG TTGCATTGTTGGGGTTTTTagcgtttttgttatttttgcaactgtttttcattattttcgagCAGAGTCAGGCAGTGTTGTCAAAGATGCGATTCTTTGTTTCTCGTTAATTAACACAGTTGGTAAATTTTTGACAACAAAAACGTCAAGTCTTAATCTAGAGTGCTTGAGTGGGATTAAATTCATCTCAATGTTGTTTATAATCGCCGGACAtacgtttttgtttttggtggGGGGGCCTGtccaaaatacaaatttttacgaaCAG gaaagtCGCAGTCTTGTGAAcgcaatttttgttaatagtCCGTTATTAGTTGACACATTTTTACTTGTCAGTGGCTTCTTGATGTGTTATTTGCTGTTGTTGGAGCTTGACAAAAGAAAGGGTCGCATAAATGTGTTGGTACTTTACGTAGCGCGTTACATAAG acTGACGCCGTCTTACTTGGTCGTGATTGGTTTTTATTGCACTTTCTTGTCACGGATTGGTGATGGGCCACTTTGGGACTCACGAATCAAACATGAGCAAGAAAAGTGCCAAAAATCCTGGTGGACTAACCTATTATATGTTAATAATTACGTTAACACTGACGATATG TGCATGTTCCAATCGTGGTACTTGGCGGCCGATTATCACTTGTTTATCATAGCCCCCTTCGTTATTTACCCACTTTGGAAGTTTGCCAAAGTTGGCAAAACTGTTCTCGGACTCGGGGTTTTTATCAGTGTTGCCATCCCGTTTATTGTCACAATTGTGTATAAACTGGACCCGACTTTGATGATTTTTGCACC GGAAGTGTACGAAATTAGTGAAAATCACTACTTTAAAACGGCGTACATCAAGACACATATGAGGGCCGGCTCGTACTTTTTCGGCCTATTTTTCGGCTACCTTTTGTACAAATTGCAAAACCAAGG aaccaaatTGTCGCGACGTGTAATTTGGTTCGGTTGGTTGCTCTGCGCCACTTGTGGCATTATATCGATGTATTCGATCGTGGTGTTTTATGCCCCTGAGCATCAGTATAATGCCTTCGAGTCGGCGATTTATGCCGCGCTGCATCGCGTCGCCTGGTGCATAAGTATAGGGTGGATCATGGTGGCATGCATCACGAAAAATGCCCCTCTAGTCAATCGGTTTCTTTCGTGGAAGCCTTTTATGCCCTTAAGTCGGCTCACGTACTGTGCTTATCTTTGTAATGGTTTTATCGAAGTTTACAGCATCGGGTCGATAAGGCAGGGAACCTACATGGGGAAATTGGAGTTG gGGACTAAATCGTTGGCACACTGCTTGTTGACGTTCATGATGGCGTTTGTTTTGTGCATTTTCTTCGAATCACCCATTCATGGGTTGGAGAAGATTTTGTTGAGGagag TGCCTCAAAAGACCTCAAAAGTCAAGGCCGTGAGTAACGAGACCGTTAGTACTGAGATATGA
- the LOC100141935 gene encoding nose resistant to fluoxetine protein 6 isoform X2: protein MLIQSKSDRATMSRFRKKILALIFVEILWCCVGASDNNVMKILRRQSGQPLLKYNTAKVFDASSKFPVGLLHGNFYQLGNFDECIKVRHESPIQGQYCLASVELIKKQSDGRVERSFEKHKDKSRHIFNSTMFWSICVPSSCTVEEVRHIITQLFTLATKQPIAVTLPDDRCHVAKTEPITPLEIIYGCIVGVFSVFVIFATVFHYFRAESGSVVKDAILCFSLINTVGKFLTTKTSSLNLECLSGIKFISMLFIIAGHTFLFLVGGPVQNTNFYEQESRSLVNAIFVNSPLLVDTFLLVSGFLMCYLLLLELDKRKGRINVLVLYVARYIRLTPSYLVVIGFYCTFLSRIGDGPLWDSRIKHEQEKCQKSWWTNLLYVNNYVNTDDMCMFQSWYLAADYHLFIIAPFVIYPLWKFAKVGKTVLGLGVFISVAIPFIVTIVYKLDPTLMIFAPEVYEISENHYFKTAYIKTHMRAGSYFFGLFFGYLLYKLQNQGTKLSRRVIWFGWLLCATCGIISMYSIVVFYAPEHQYNAFESAIYAALHRVAWCISIGWIMVACITKNAPLVNRFLSWKPFMPLSRLTYCAYLCNGFIEVYSIGSIRQGTYMGKLELGTKSLAHCLLTFMMAFVLCIFFESPIHGLEKILLRRVPQKTSKVKAVSNETVSTEI, encoded by the exons ATGTTGATTCAGTCCAAGAGCGATCGCGCCACAATGAgtcgttttcgaaaaaaaattcttgcgctaatttttgtcgaaattttgtGGTGTTGTGTTGGTGCCAGTGACAACAATGTGATGAAGATTCTTCGGCGTCAGAGCGGCCAACCGCTGCTCAAATACAACACTGCCAAAG TGTTTGACGCATCATCGAAATTTCCCGTGGGCCTCCTCCACGGCAACTTCTACCAATTAGGAAATTTCGACGAATGCATCAAAGTGCGCCATGAAAGCCCAATCCAAGGTCAATACTGTCTAGCGTCCGTTGAACTAATCAAAAAACAATCAGACGGACGCGTAGAGCGCTCATTCGAAAAACACAAG GACAAATCCCGCCACATTTTCAACAGCACCATGTTCTGGAGCATCTGCGTTCCATCTTCGTGCACAGTCGAGGAAGTTCGACACATCATCACGCAACTATTCACCTTGGCAACGAAACAACCAATCGCGGTCACGCTACCTGACGACAGGTGTCACGTGGCCAAAACCGAACCAATCACGCCGCTGGAGATTATCTATGG TTGCATTGTTGGGGTTTTTagcgtttttgttatttttgcaactgtttttcattattttcgagCAGAGTCAGGCAGTGTTGTCAAAGATGCGATTCTTTGTTTCTCGTTAATTAACACAGTTGGTAAATTTTTGACAACAAAAACGTCAAGTCTTAATCTAGAGTGCTTGAGTGGGATTAAATTCATCTCAATGTTGTTTATAATCGCCGGACAtacgtttttgtttttggtggGGGGGCCTGtccaaaatacaaatttttacgaaCAG gaaagtCGCAGTCTTGTGAAcgcaatttttgttaatagtCCGTTATTAGTTGACACATTTTTACTTGTCAGTGGCTTCTTGATGTGTTATTTGCTGTTGTTGGAGCTTGACAAAAGAAAGGGTCGCATAAATGTGTTGGTACTTTACGTAGCGCGTTACATAAG acTGACGCCGTCTTACTTGGTCGTGATTGGTTTTTATTGCACTTTCTTGTCACGGATTGGTGATGGGCCACTTTGGGACTCACGAATCAAACATGAGCAAGAAAAGTGCCAAAAATCCTGGTGGACTAACCTATTATATGTTAATAATTACGTTAACACTGACGATATG TGCATGTTCCAATCGTGGTACTTGGCGGCCGATTATCACTTGTTTATCATAGCCCCCTTCGTTATTTACCCACTTTGGAAGTTTGCCAAAGTTGGCAAAACTGTTCTCGGACTCGGGGTTTTTATCAGTGTTGCCATCCCGTTTATTGTCACAATTGTGTATAAACTGGACCCGACTTTGATGATTTTTGCACC GGAAGTGTACGAAATTAGTGAAAATCACTACTTTAAAACGGCGTACATCAAGACACATATGAGGGCCGGCTCGTACTTTTTCGGCCTATTTTTCGGCTACCTTTTGTACAAATTGCAAAACCAAGG aaccaaatTGTCGCGACGTGTAATTTGGTTCGGTTGGTTGCTCTGCGCCACTTGTGGCATTATATCGATGTATTCGATCGTGGTGTTTTATGCCCCTGAGCATCAGTATAATGCCTTCGAGTCGGCGATTTATGCCGCGCTGCATCGCGTCGCCTGGTGCATAAGTATAGGGTGGATCATGGTGGCATGCATCACGAAAAATGCCCCTCTAGTCAATCGGTTTCTTTCGTGGAAGCCTTTTATGCCCTTAAGTCGGCTCACGTACTGTGCTTATCTTTGTAATGGTTTTATCGAAGTTTACAGCATCGGGTCGATAAGGCAGGGAACCTACATGGGGAAATTGGAGTTG gGGACTAAATCGTTGGCACACTGCTTGTTGACGTTCATGATGGCGTTTGTTTTGTGCATTTTCTTCGAATCACCCATTCATGGGTTGGAGAAGATTTTGTTGAGGagag TGCCTCAAAAGACCTCAAAAGTCAAGGCCGTGAGTAACGAGACCGTTAGTACTGAGATATGA
- the LOC657530 gene encoding AMMECR1-like protein: protein MAAGCCGTKKQKLNNSSSVPSCNGGPVVSNGLPSNGTGMVALPEMCFFCFDVLYCHLYNLAPPKTPSFSNDAYPLFVTWKIGKDKRLRGCIGTFNAMNLQSGLREYAVTSAFKDSRFSPVTREEFPKLSVSVSILRHFEDGDDYLDWEVGVHGIRIEFINEKGNKRTATYLPEVASEQGWDQLQTIDSLLRKGGYKSVISNEVRRSIKLTRYQSEKITVTYQDYMNHWNSQRC, encoded by the exons ATGGCTGCTGGTTGTTGTGGCACGAAAAAGCAGAAATTGAACAATTCCTCGAGTGTCCCATCGTGCAATGGTGGTCCGGTAGTGTCCAACGGCTTGCCCAGCAACGGTACAGGCATGGTGGCCTTGCCCGAGATGTGCTTCTTTTGTTTTGACGTTTTGTACTGTCATCTCTATAACCTGGCGCCTCCGAAGACTCCCTCCTTCAGCAACGACGCCTA CCCCCTGTTCGTCACCTGGAAGATCGGCAAAGACAAGCGTTTGCGGGGCTGCATTGGCACCTTCAACGCCATGAACCTGCAGTCGGGGCTGCGGGAGTACGCCGTCACTAGCGCGTTCAAGGATTCCAGGTTCAGTCCAGTGACGAGGGAGGAGTTCCCGAAATTGAGCGTTTCGGTGTCGATTTTGAGGCATTTTGAGGACGGGGACGACTACCTCGATTGGGAGGTGGGGGTGCATGGAATCAGGATTGAGTTCATCAACGAGAAGGGGAACAAGAGGACGGCCACGTATTTGCCGGAGGTGGCCTCGGAACAAG GTTGGGATCAGCTGCAGACGATCGACTCGCTGCTGCGTAAAGGGGGCTACAAGTCGGTGATATCGAACGAAGTGCGTCGCAGCATAAAACTGACTCGTTATCAAAGTGAGAAAATAACAGTGACTTATCAAGACTACATGAACCACTGGAACAGCCAGCGTTGCTAG
- the LOC657298 gene encoding tRNA:m(4)X modification enzyme TRM13 homolog, with protein sequence MSEEPPHCNHFVIRKKRFCRMTVKPGDTFCGEHQPAGATTDDKIRIVCPLDPKHTCYAHNLRKHLKICNARPGAPVPYLQPGVNSGGAPEDHKLLSEFAPSDIVAVIGKINTIFEDCLRGKITSKLEGHKVVEAEMAKPEYGDKSKKHLKQASAILGLLDESGLIKPETCFVEFGAGRGLLSYWLAQACPQATFLLIERSSPKHKRDNKLEKSDKVRRIRADIADLVLDKLDAVSGNPIVGVTKHLCGDATDLALRCLANVSSVKVGGLTMTFCCHHRCRWPSYVGKDFFNRFGLTKNDFEMMCGMSSWATCGTGFSREKNQTGGTVEGNDRDKEIGVTRSQKEELGRRAKTILNWGRLQFLEGLGFECRLHYYVEADVSLENVCIVAKK encoded by the exons ATGAGTGAGGAGCCCCCCCATTGCAACCACTTCGTGATTCGTAAAAAGCGCTTTTGTCGCATGACCGTCAAGCCGGGTGACACGTTTTGCGGGGAGCACCAACCGGCTGGGGCCACAACGGACGATAAAATCCGAATTGTGTGCCCCCTTGACCCTAAACA CACGTGTTACGCCCATAATTTGCGCAAACACTTGAAAATTTGCAACGCGCGGCCGGGAGCCCCCGTGCCCTACCTCCAACCGGGGGTGAATTCAGGTGGGGCACCCGAGGACCATAAACTCCTGTCGGAGTTTGCCCCCAGTGACATTGTCGCAGTTATTGGGAAAATTAATACGATTTTTGAGGATTGTTTAAGGGGGAAAATTACAAGTAAGTTAGAGGGGCACAAAGTGGTGGAGGCCGAAATGGCAAAGCCCGAGTATGGGGACAAGAGCAAGAAACACCTAAAACAGGCGTCGGCGATTTTGGGGTTGTTGGACGAAAGTGGTTTGATTAAACCCGAAACGTGTTTTGTGGAGTTTGGGGCTGGGAGGGGGCTGTTGAGTTATTGGTTGGCTCAGGCGTGCCCCCAGGCCACTTTTCTCCTAATCGAGCGCTCCTCCCCCAAACACAAACGCGAtaataaattggaaaaaagcgATAAAGTCCGAAGGATTCGGGCGGACATTGCCGACTTGGTTTTAGATAAGTTGGACGCTGTTTCGGGGAATCCCATTGTTGGGGTTACGAAGCATTTGTGCGGAGACGCCACTG ATTTGGCCTTGAGATGTTTGGCCAACGTTTCAAGCGTTAAGGTAGGGGGTCTCACTATGACTTTTTGTTGCCACCATAGATGTCGCTGGCCGAGCTATGTCggcaaagatttttttaatcgatttggtttaacaaaaaatgattttgaaatgATGTGTGGTATGAGCAGTTGGGCCACTTGTGGTACTGGCTTTAGCCGGGAGAAGAACCAAACTGGGGGCACTGTGGAGGGAAATGACAGAGACAAGGAGATTGGAGTCACCAGAAGCCAGAAGGAGGAGTTAGGGAGGAGGGCAAAAACAATCCTAAATTGGGGGCGCCTCCAGTTTTTGGAGGGATTGGGGTTTGAATGTCGACTACACTACTACGTCGAGGCGGACGTTTCGTTGGAAAACGTCTGTattgttgcaaaaaaataa
- the LOC107399110 gene encoding odorant receptor 67c codes for MTESKILLFPLKLYFLFGYHPDCSQKFRKLALLAGLWMYAFPFYLSIKGILFYRKTDFLLMLECLEAAFLFGEPLFRHLAIHYHVSNLKNVLNLRQKAQIDGLEGESLFYYNLGKTFTFNYMIAGFVVLFGFCVQPFISGKLPATTYLPEGYFVTFCIYYTLSGCYVVVTVVTTDALFCSLCTTAIVNFKILKRKIQNIKRTNLRHEVKKIVDQQNFLLRYCEALGEMYSDIFVVYFCFSIGAICMQTYISTNDQLESAIRIKTSIYAVGLFAQSILYSISAENVLSAASEIGDAAYDSPWYRFSDAQYTKSLVLVISKAQRKVIFSGRGLVTINFTTLTVIIKTAVSFYAYLNSLGSG; via the exons ATGACCGAAAGCAAAATCCTGTTATTCCCCCTCAAACTGTACTTTTTATTCGGCTATCACCCTGACTGCAGTCAGAAATTCCGAAAATTGGCCCTCCTTGCCGGATTATGGATGTACGCATTTCCGTTCTATTTATCAATCAAGGGAATTCtattttatcgaaaaacggacttCTTGCTCATGCTTGAGTGCCTGGAAGCGGCCTTTTTGTTCGGAGAA ccACTCTTTCGCCACTTGGCTATTCATTACCACGtcagtaacttaaaaaatgtccTAAATTTGAGACAAAAAGCCCAAATTGATGGTTTGGAAGGCGAAAGTTTGTTTTACTACAATTTGGGCAAAACCTTCACTTTTAACTACATGATTGCTGGTTTTGTGGtactttttggtttttgcgTCCAACCTTTCATCAGTGGTAAATTACCCGCAACCACGTACTTACCAGAGGGTTATTTTGTCACGTTTTGCATTTATTACACCCTTTCGGGGTGTTACGTCGTGGTTACTGTGGTAACCACCGATGCTCTTTTTTGCTCCTTGTGTACCACAGCAAtcgtcaattttaaaattttgaaacgcaAAATACAAAACATTAAACGGACAAATTTGAGACatgaagtgaaaaaaattgttgaccaacaaaatttcttactCAG atatTGTGAGGCTCTTGGTGAGATGTATAGTgacatttttgttgtttatttttgcttctCTATCGGTGCCATTTGTATGCAAACCTACATCTCGACCAATGA CCAACTCGAATCAGCGATCAGGATCAAAACTTCGATTTATGCAGTTGGTCTCTTCGCTCAATCAATCTTGTACAGCATTTCGGCCGAAAATGTTCTTTCAGCA gcTTCTGAGATTGGCGACGCTGCGTATGACTCACCCTGGTACAGGTTTAGTGACGCTCAGTATACTAAAAGTTTAGTTTTGGTTATTTCTAAAGCGCAAAGGAAGGTTATTTTCAGTGGGCGTGGTTTGGTgacaattaattttacaacGCTCACTGTG ATAATCAAGACGGCCGTGTCATTCTATGCCTACTTGAATTCGCTAGGAAGCggctaa